A window of Phaseolus vulgaris cultivar G19833 chromosome 4, P. vulgaris v2.0, whole genome shotgun sequence genomic DNA:
attgttggccagtagtatccgGCTCTACAAACTTTTGTTGCCATTGTTCGAGCTCCACAATGTAATCCACAAATTCCTTCATGAAGTTCTTTCACTACATATTGAGCTTGCTCTCTCGAGAGACACTTTAGCAAAGGTATAGAATATCCTCTTTTGTAAAGTTCATCACCAATTAAAACAAAACTAGCCACTTTCTTTGCCATTTTTGTATCCAGTTCAACACCTTGTTCTTGGCTCTTTATCACTTCTATATATGTTTTTATCCATCAGCTTTTGACGTTGCAACATTGAAGCATTCTTCTAAACTAACTGTCGGATGACTGAGGGTTTGTTGTATGACTGATTTATGTTGCACTTGTCGTTGTTGACTTGCTAATTTGGATAATGAGTCTGCTTTCATATTTAATTCTCTcggaatatattttatttcagccTTATTAAAGCATTgcataatatttaatactttatggtaatatttcattaataatGGATCTTTTACCTGATATTCCCCTTGTACCTGTCCCACTGAAAGTTGAGAGTCACTTTTGCAAATGACATTTTCGACTCCCATGTCTCTGGCCAATAATAACCCTGCAACAAGAGCTTCGTATTCGGCTTGGTTGTTGGATGTTCTGAACTCGAATCTTAACGCCATCTCTACTTGGAAGTTGTCTGGTCCTTCAAGTACTATCCCTGCTCCGCTTCCTCTTTTGCTTGACGCGCCATCTACATACAATGTCCACTGCTCCTGTTGTGTTGTTGTCGGCATCTGGATAATGAAATCCGCAAGGGATTGGGCTTTAATTGGTCCTCTTGGTTCATACTTGATTCCATATTCTGAAAGCTCCATTGACCATGTCACCATTCTGCCTGCAAAATctggttttctcaaaattttagATATTGGATAATCTGTCCTCACAATTATctgatgattttgaaaatatggtCAAAGACGTCTCGCGGCATACACCAGTGTTAAGGCAACTTTTTCAACCTTGGGATATCTGGTTTCGGTGTTTTGGAGGGATCTACTTACAAAATATATCGGTTTTTGCTCCGTGTTTTCTTGGATCAAGGCTGCTCCTATGGCTTCATTTGAAGTTGCTAGGTAAACTATGATGGGTTGGGTTGACACAGGTTTAACTAAGATTGGTGGTTCGGCTACCATACTTTTGATCTGAGAAAGGGCTTGCTCACATCGCTCATTCCACTCAAaggtttcagatttttttaacaagtttACTATCGGTTTAGTTTTCTTAGCCAATATTGGTAAAAAGCTTGACAATGAGTTCAGCTTCCCCACTAGTCTTTGTACCTCCTTCAAGCTTTCCGGACTTCACATCTTCATTATTGCTTCGCatttatcaggatttgcctcaaTACCTCTGTTTGTTAACAtgaaacccaaaaattttccaccTCTCACGCCGAAAACGCACTTTTCTGGATTAAGACGAATATTGTATTTTCTTATTTGTGCAAACACCTCCTCAAGGTCTTCCAAATGTTTCTATACTTTATCTGATTTAACcaccatatcatcaacataaacctCCATGTTCTTTCCAATTTGCTCTTTAAAcaccttatccatcaacctctgatagGTGGCTCCAACATTTTTTAAACCGAAAGGCATGACTTTATAACAATAGTTTGCAGTATCTGTGGTGAAAGCTGTTTTTGGGATATCTGGTCCATACATCTGTATTTGATTATACCCTGAATAGGCATCAAGAAAGCTCATCATCTCTTGACCAAACGCTCCATCAACCAATCGGTCTATGTTAGGCAATGGATATGTGTCTTTTGGGCAGGCTTTATTCATATCTGTGTAATCTgtgcacattctccattttccattcggttTCTTAACAAGTACCACATTAGATAACCATGTAGTATATTAAGCTTCTCGAATGAAACCAGCTTGCATCAATTTCTCAGTTTCCTCAATTGCTGCCTTCCGTCTTTCTTCTCCCAGTTTTCTTCGTTTTTGAGATATCGGCCTTACTTCTCGGCAAACAGATAACTTGTGACAAATTACCTCTGGATCAATTCCAGGAATATCAAATGGTCTCCAAGCAAATAAGTCTTTGTTGTTACGTAACACTGTAATAAGTTTTCTCAATAATTCTTCAGGCATACTTCCACCTATGTAAGTACATTGTCTCTCGTCCTAGCCTAGTACCACAGTTGTTGTCTCTTCTTTCGGTTCCAACCTCTCATCATTCAATCTGGGGTCTAAATCCACCATTGCCACCATTTTTTCAGTATCTTTATTTGCTTTCAAATTCATCTTCAAACCTGCTACATAACATTTTCGAGCATCTTTTTGATTGACATAAATTGTTGCTGTCTCCCCCTTCTCTGTtgggaatttcatggctaagtgCGATGTTGAGACTATTCCTCCCAACTTATTCAAAGAAGATCGTCCCAACAATACATTGTATGATGTGGAAGCATCCACCTCTAAGTACCTGATTTTGATCTTTTTAGTCTTACTGTCTCTTCTGAATGGTGTCATTAAATCAACATATCCTTTTGTGCTAACATTTTCACCCGAGAAGCCAATGAGTTGTTCTCGGAAAGGTACAATATCTTCTTCTCTCAAGTGCAACCTTTTGAAAGTATCCCAAAACAAAATATCAACTGAACTCCCCTGGTCAACCAAGGTTTTCATGACGGCATACTCGGCTATTTCTACTGTTATCACCATAGGGTCATCATGATCAGGATCAATTTCTTAAAAATCTTCATCTGTAAAAAGCATCGGTGGCAAAGTTCTTCTTTTAAAAGTATGATTAATGGTTCTGATACTTCTCCAGTACTGTTTTCTTGCTGACGAAGATTCCTTTCCAGAAAACCCACCTGAAATTGTGTTTATAAACCCTCTGACCGGCCTTCCCAAACTTTGCTCCCTACTTCGCCTTACTGACTGTGTGTTTTGATAAACCTCGTCACCTCTTCCTTCCGGCCTTCTACCCCTTCTATCATCTCTCTTTTCTACTCTTCTATTTTCCCTTCTTTCAACTCTTTCCGCCCTTCTCTCTCCGATCTCACCCCCTCTCAAACCTCTCTCCGGACTTACCCTCATTCTTTCAACTGCCCTGCTTGTATTAATTCTTCTATTCTATCTTTCAACCCAATACACTTTTCTGTATGATGaccatgatttttatgataCTCACAACGCTTAGTGTGATTTGTTCTTTCCGGTGTTCTTGCTTTTCTTGGTGGTGGTATTATTTCTGCAGCCATAGCTTCCTGTAGAACTCTTGTTCTGTTTGTATTTAAGGGTGTGTATTGTTGGAACTTTCGGCTTCTAAACTCTTCTCTGGCTCTTCTAGCCATAGGTCCACTTTCTCTTTCTATCACTCTCTTTTCACCTCCATCAATCCTTACCTGATTTCGAAACTCTCTCAGTTCTTCCATCTGCATAAATTTTGATGCTCGCGGCCTTAACTCATCCAAATTGGTTGCAGTTTTCTTGCAAAGACTGTCACCAAATGGTCCTGGTTTCAACGATGTTATCATATGATGCATGGTAACCTCTGGGTTGAGATTTCGAATTCCCAAGGCAACCTTTCCAAAGCGTTCCATGAACATCCTCAACGACTCTCCCTTCTCTTGCCTTATGTTTACCAAGGCAATCGATGTTAGATGAAGAGGACGACTGGTTGCGAATTGAGCACTAAACTTTTCCACCAATGTATCGAAACAATCCACACTTAAGGGTGGGAGACGTGTGAACCAACTCAACGTTGCCCCTCTCAACGTTGTAGGGAACACTCTGCACATAACAGCGTCATTCCatgtatataaactaatttggGTGGTATATATTGCAATATGTTCATCAGGGTCTGTACTTCCGTCGTATTTGTCAATAGTCAATTTTTTCCAATTGTCTGGTAGTGGAGTATCGACTATAACATCATAGAAGGGATGTTTTCTTGAAGATGCCCCTAcaaaaacctcaaagttttcgAGCAATCCTCTCTTTGTTTGGGAACTTTCATTATGATGAATCCTCTCATTCACTTGTGCTCTCAGCTTAACGGTCTCAAAGGATAAGTTTAAAACTGTTACTTCTTGTAATTTTCTCCTCATACGTGCGTTTTCGACCCTTAACATACTTAATTCTTcttcattacttttttttaacatcCCAAGCTCTTTATGTAGTTGTACCAACATTGTCATTGGCATGCTAACATTATCTGCCTGCTCTCCTCCCTGTTCTTCCCTTTGATTCATCTTGTCTTCAACCTTTTTCAGCTACTTCTCGACTCTACGGTGGGccccaaaatgttcttacaactAGGACCAAGAACACTAGAATAAGGTTGATAAGATTAACTCCTTTACAAATCTTCCAAACTTGGGTTGGACTCTCTCGATTTCTTCTTGAGCTGGATACTCTGGGCTTCTCCTcacgttgggtgctctcggcttctcctcaaggtaggtgctctcggcttctctttCGACtaagtgctctcggcttctccttcagctagatgctctcggcttctccttcagcTAGGTGCTCTAGGCTTCTCCTTCAgctaggtgctctcggcttctccttcacACAGATGGGGGGGTATACCTGCAAGGCGCtctgatgccaaagtcagaaatagTTTAATGTTCATCAGACAAAAATCACTCTTTTTTACCTCTTATGTTGATCTCCTATTTATACAGTTTCCTTAATGGGCTTTTCACTTTACCTTTGGACTTTCTTTCTACACCGTTTTATTATTTACGCACCCCCTAACGTAGGTTTCTTATGTAAATTTGGGCCTtgctatatatatattagttttattttatatattttttgttataacCGAGAGGTTATTTCGGTATTAGCTTTCGGCCTCACCTCTCGGTTTTGACCTATCATTACAGTTACACCAAAAACAAAGCATACTcttcaaattctaaaataagaGATTCAATAATGTCCACATCCACAAGTtcacaagaaaaagaaatttggtgTACTTTCCTCTTTAACTCCCCCATTCATATTGGGATCGGATCCAGCTAcaaacttttgaaattttacattagttttaatattattttcttcatgTCATGTCCTATGATGGTGTCTTCTTTCTCTTCCACCTTTTCTGATTTACATAAATCCTTCATGTCACTTTCAAAATGAATAGAGgcacttgaagttcttctcAACCTCTCCTTAGTCTTCTAGATTttggttttttgttttgttttgtctaTCTAAGAGTTGGTATAGATTCTCAAGAGTCATTTGCCTCCTTTTTTTGGAATCTTTTGGAGGACTCAAAGACATCTTCTCAAAATTCAAGTAGAAAATCTAcataaaaataacacaaaaaataCACTAAAAGCAGTGTAATGGTTAGCAAAAAAAGTCTTAAACACTCTCTAAGTGTTTACACTCAAACTATTTTGGATGAATGTTTAAAGAAATGttaaaatttgatttgaaaaagGTTGGTTGCACTCAATTCACCTAAGAGAGAAGTCCAAAAGTGATATGaaccaaaaatacatgaagataaCCAAGGATGTtatacttgaagggtcatctcaacaagcaaataaagacctCATTAATAGGAGAAATGGACAAAGCCCAaagcatttgaagttcttcttattagtcttctcaaaagatgAGGTCCAAGccaattaatatcttttgtaaataatataggaGTAGCCTTAGGAAAgtgccaaagaggaaaaccaaaAGACACCTCTCATGTAAGGCTCTTAGGTGCTACTTTAGAGAAGGAACTAGAAAGACTCTTCCAACTCCTTTCTCTCTTAGGCGCTATTTTAGAGAAGGAACTAGAAGAGTGACTCTTCCAACTCTCTTGCCTTATATAAATAGAGGTACATGGCGCCTTGTATCATAAGTTGAaagttgaatattgaaattgaaagtgaagttACTCTCTTGAATTTGAGTGGTTTCTTTGTGAGACTTGCTCTCCTTCTCTTTGTCTTATCTTGTGGGTTTTGGgaatcctcaagtggcggcactctcactcatcttggagtcttccaccatccaagtggcgtgatcactccaATTGTCTTCAACCTCATAAGTTTCTTcaactcttcatcttcttcttccatacccattctatatcaaaaactctaaaacatgttttgtttcttttactTGATTTTCAATCGGTCAAATGTTACTATTGAATGTTTCTAATCAATAGTTTGTCATTGGTttttgttttaatcggttggaAGTACTATTAGTTTGTCATGTTACTGTTGATGTTCTATTCGGTTCATGTTCTTGAAATGGGTTTCCCAtgggtttcttgatttgtgttcttgaaatgggtttctattttggtttcttgttcttgttgtgttcttgaattgcTTATTGAATCTTGATCCAAATCATGAAAGTGTCATATAATGGATTTTTCCCTAATcaattcacataaaaaaaaagttacctAAAATTCCTTCAGAATTCAAATCAAGAAATGATATATTTCTagtaaaagagaaaacaaaactaTATGCTCTTAAacctttaaaattataaaaattatataacaaaAACACAAAGAATCAAGAAGACAAACTGAAAATGCTAAGAGAAGGCACCAAAATATTACACAAAACTATATGACAAATTGACTCAAAAATTgcaaaaagaatttgaaaaagaCATTTGGGAAGGAAAAATCTAAGTAAAAAGCTTACCCATAAGATTCATGATAAACTTTTTAATGAAAGGTACCTAAATATACATATTAAGGAAGACAAAACTCACAAAAATGAATGATACATTTATGCAATCCCGATGGAAATCAAGTAgtaaattgatttaagaaattAAGACAGACTAATCATGAAATTACCCACTTAGATTTTTCCTCTAATTTTTGCCACTTAtttcttttgatattttttaatttttcttagcttttaaaatatgtatatgTCTTGGCAATCCAAATTAGTAAGTCCAAagagaatttatttttatttttttattcttgaaaATAATTACCAAATGGACAACACTTGCATCTTAATGTTTATTACTCTCAAATCTTCcaaaaacatattaaattttAGGCAAACTTTAAAAAGAGATTTAacacttttaaaactttaaaaactttAAGAAGAAAACTACAACTCAAAGaacaaacaagaacaaaataCCCAAGATTTACCAAGCATTAATATCATACCCATTCtcctagaaaaaaaaaatctttggcCAATTTTGCATGATATGGATACAATGACTTGAATATTGGAATAAATTAGTGAAACAATTCAATAAACATGTTCTAAACATCAAATAATGATTCGGTCAAGGACATATActagaaagaaaataagaatcACATCTAAATAGAAATGATTTTCATACATTCTTGAATATAAGAAGCAAAACAAGAGTAGAAAACTCTCAAACTCTCAAAGTACTCACAAAAGAGAATTTCATTCAATTTTCAAGGTGTATTTTACAAATGAAAGAGACTCATGTTTATAATGGAGGAGATCGACCTAAGGGAGAAGAATGAACAAGAAAATGGAGTTAACCTTGTTAATCAAGAGTTAACTCCACTAAAAATGATTAGCTATCTTAATCCCTTGAAATTAAGGAGTGCACATAGATAGTTGCTTGAATTAAGGAGATGTAATGATTATAGGTGGAAAACAATGATGAATCTAAGGAGGAAACACATGTGGTGCCTAGAAGGAGTTCCATTGGACACAAATGACTCTTGAAAGCTTGAAGAGTCAAGTGGAATAGTCTAACTAACTCATGTGCAAATGAAAGTGACACGTGATAGTTTAAAAGCTCCAAAAAATACTCTTAATTCTCATGAATTTCGTCCAAGGTTTCCTTAATTGCTAACCATCTACCCTTTCTCAAGTTTCACTAAAAACTAAGAACTACCACTACATCATTTATTAATTTAGACAACAACTAAAAATTCTTGCCTAACATTAAAAACCGGTGGCCTTAACTTTAGGAAATGGTTGGGTCATGATTTTCCAACTGTGGAATATGAAGCCGTGGGCTTTGCTCAAAGGAAACTATTTTTGTCCTATGATCACACGTTGTTCAAAATCGTTGCTTTAGACTAATACAATAGGCCAACTTTTCTACAAACTTTTAGATAACACATTTTAATTGTTGCATTTTCTTTACACAATGATTTTTTATGTGTTACATTTACTTTTAGGTCACAATTATTTAATTGTGATCGCAATTGGATAATTATTGCTTATTCTTCATAatacatttataatatttttgaataaacTATGCATGCATTAAGTCactgatttatttattatggtaatgtaaaaatataataagtcataaactattaaaaatgatttattcaatttttacaaaataatgaaacaaattaattaatttattaaattaaattattattaataaattattgcaATTGAAGATAACATAAGTTATATTATTtcgaaataaaattaaatgtgGAATTAGCTTGATGTATTTGAAAACATAATGGCATAACTGAAAACATTAAAAACTATAGTTTAACGTCATTTATaacactttcaaaattaaaagaaattacaatATCTAACAAAAATGTTTGATTTATTGGTACATTTTGTGAAggcaatatttttttctttacttcCAACTTTAACATCTATATATTTGAGAtttgaaataaagaaataaCTTCCTTTCATTCAATTCAACTCATGAAAGTATTGATGTCATTGTTACGAAatagtggactttaagcctaactcaacgagtgatagatagaagctcgtgcgtgggacctgataagcccaacaaatactcgctaggataagcttgaaatggctctgataccatattaagaagtagactttaagcctaactcaaccccataaaaccggctcaataaggtgaggtttgcacccacttatatacaatgaaaggctctaatctatagtcgatgtgggatctccaacagccATTAGAGTTGTTATATTTGATGAATCCAAGTTTgaaattttgaagaaagacAACTTAGTTTATATATTATGTGTGTTTGAGTTTATTTCTTTTGTACgagcatgtattttttttactaagatTAATGATTCAAAGATTTGTTTCTAAACGTTTTTAAACTGTTTAGAACTTATTCTTggtaataaaattatttcaatagattaaaattatattcttttataagCTCTCTAAAGAATgtagtgaatattttaattaattgttttatcGAATTAATCTGTCAAAATTACTTAAAACATCAagtgattttataaaattgtatttatttaatgttttagcACGACTTTTAAAAATCCTTGAGTGAATTATTACTACTTTGTGAGAGATAGTGCGAGTGATTATGTTTATTACTCGTTATTAATCATAAAGTTAAATTATTGTCTGATTGcatgaattttattttgggatttttttttaaaattttgtgtttatttaaaatatcaaatagaGATGACGTGATACAAGTATCTAAAATTTAGTgccaaaaattatatttttaattattataatctttttattttacctcttttttttaaaaaaaacattagtgATTGTATATGTGAAATAAAGGTGGCccaaacattttttaataaaatgaaagatGGTGGGCCGATAAATATAAAGGGAGTGACAAATAGCAAACGGCTGGGCCAGCCCAATGAGCCAAGCTTCTCAACAAAATGTCATGCAGATATAAGAAAGCAGGTGGCGAATAACAAAAACACTGGGCCAGCCGAACGTGCCCAGACTTTTAAAAAATGTAGAGCAGATATAAGAAAGCAGGATGCAAATAATAAAAGTGTTGGACCACATTAATGGGCCTAagctttatttcaaaaaatggTGCAGATATAAAAAAGCggtgataataaataaaagtgcTGGGCCAAATTAATGGACCCAGCATTTTTACAAAATAGACGATGGACTGTTTCTTCTTGCAATTCCATatattcttctctcacctccataaattttcatttttccaaaaataccccTGTAAtattccaaattatgtaatctggaagtcttttttcaaattagtaattagcttccagattacataatctgaaaaccTTTTCtcatatgcatgattagttttgggattatgtaatccggaagtcttttttagactccagattatataatctgaaagtttTTTCAAATGTATGTCCGATTACGTAATCTGGAAGCTACTCTAtgggggtgacacaagaaagataaaaaagtattttcacgTTTTATATGAGGGTGGTAGAAGAacctatggaggtgcaggaagaaatagtcTAGATGATgtaggaaataaaaaaaaggttctgaaagcaaaagaagcccagattaaaaaaataaaaggttCAACTAGAAAAAAAACACTAACAACAAAACGAGGACTGTTTCTTCCCGCACCACATGCAAAAGATGCAATTTGGATCAAaggctaataaaaaaaaattctataccAATAGAAAAGTATATCTCAAAAGGCATTGAAACCCATGTCACACGAACAAAGCATATTGCTCCAACAAATTAGGGTTACTCCAAAAAGGAAAATGTGTTGATTGCTTACACCGTACAGCTATAATTGCATACCAAAAGTCACTTTCACTCTTCCAGAACGGCACACAGCGAAAGAGGAAAAAAATGCAACTGTATGAGCTAAAAAAGGCATATGGAGTGGCAGCAGAATCTGCATGCCTTCATTGCCAAGAAACATCCTCAGCAGAATGCAACCAAGCGCTACTACTATTTTATACTGCATAATCAATCTACTCGTCACATTGTTCACAACTCAACTTTTCATGAAAGCACTAAAGAAGATTGATTATCATGTAGTTCGTAAATTCACTATAatcttttgaattttctttCCATCGAAACTGCAGACCAATCAAATGATATCTTCACAAAAGCTATTCATACTAAGAAACACAAACATGGATACGAACACGATCCAGACACGGGACACGGAACACGGaacacaattaaattaaaaattatagaaCACGAAAcacgaaaaaaaataaataaattacatatatatatatatatatattaaaatgtacTAATATACttcataatttgaaaaaatcaataaaaacatttataaaaaaaatctaagaaaagataaatataatttataaagtttgaattttacaTTTGTTCATCATCATATTAGGAGATAAGTTAGCGATCTCAAGAATTTTGTTGTCATCCAGTGAAAAATCATCTCCTGCAATATCTCACAATttagtttcttcttctttgtatTTTGAAGAGTTTCTTGGGAGAAGACAAAGAAAACTATGAACAAATACTAGATTCTCTGTCCTTTTAGGTgtcattttatttcttttcaaataaTGGATAAAAGAGTAGGTACTCCAATTCCTTtcacaagaagaagaagaagaacatggtTGCAAGTAGTTACTAAAGAACATGGTTACTCCAACTCTGTGTAGAAGAAATTCGTgaattagaaacaaaataatgcataggatacctggttctATCCAACCGGTCTTGGGTAatggtcgaatgattggcttggaatcccgttacgtagtcttgaagccatgaaggtggggttgatgaacgacttgatcgtcgaacaggaagtTCCTGcatgggagaagaagaagaaggttggtctgcTGGAAGTTTAGGTGCACTGTGATGGGTAggaaaaaattgtatataagatggtaaaaaaatttaagattttttattttcttgtgtgTATGTGTATTTACATAatgtatagaaaatatatacaagtgtatggagactttctctttccaaattacaagctaattaTGTAGGAATCACTAATCATGatattctatcattattaaattaattaagtacAATTGGGTacaataattacaataattgtgtataatttgataattattatttctttaataaaatcATCCATTGATGCGGAGAATTCAAAATTACACTGACCAAGAAGCACCAATTAACAATCAAGAATTGGGTTCCAAATCTCTACAACTTTTATCTGCAACTTTTACAGGAGATTCTGCTTTAGACAAAATTAATCTTCTTTTTTAATTCTTCAAGTCTCGCAAGGTACTCTTCCTCGATTTTGATAGCAACATCACCATTTTTCCTGTAGCAAACTTTGGTCAACTCTCCTACAACAACATTCACACATTTGATATTAATGTACAAATCTCGTGCATTGGACAAATCTTCACCTTTTAGAGGAACTAAGAATTGTGAAATACAACATCATGATCGTTCTCGTGAAGGGATTAACACTTTTTAGAAAATCGATAGTACATATATTTGTttctataaaataaatgttttgaGATGAAAAAAAAGATGAGTAAATTTAAGAGTACCATTGTCATAAGCATTCATGAACTCTCTTTATTCTTTtctatgtaattattaaattaattacgtaAAATATCGTAtcataatttatacaaaaattatgtaataaatttagaagaaattttttaattagtagTGATACGTTAGTCATATAGCTTCAAGTTTCTGATCCAGAAAATATTCCTATACTCAtagtaaaatcataaaataattatccagaataataatttataaatgttaaaaaaaaatatttgtttctattttagttatttatgcCCCACACTAAAAAAAACGTGTATTTAATTActaaattgttaaaataaaatatataaaattatattttaagagatagacatttatttaagttaatataaaaattacaggATTCAAAATGAAATTTCTGAATGTAGGTTTCTAATAATTTCGTGGCTTTGTTCCTCGGTCTAGCTCTACCCGTAACTCTTTTCCTTTTATGCAGTGAAAGGAGCAGGTTGATTTTGAAAGAGTCAATGATCTTGTTCGGGATTTGTATTACAAATCGATGCATGTATTTATAGTGAATAAATGAATTTACTGAAACTATTGCTAGTTGTACTCACAAAAGCATGTCTGTTAGATAGAATATCTAGAGGAGCACATCCACGATGAACAAAGTCCTTCAAATCATAGTAAGTGGCGTCGGAAGTATGACCGTGTGGGGTGCTTTAAAGTCTCTAATTATATCACTATAATGTCTAGTATCCCATCTATATACaaatttttacctttttttccTTGTACTGGACTTTGGTCAACTCTCCTTCTACAACATTCACACACTTCATATTAATGTACAAATCGCATGCTTTGGACAAATCTTCATCTTCTAGAGGAGGTAAGAATTgtgaaaaacaatatcatggtCTTCTCGTGAAGGGATTCACacttttaagaaattttgtAGTGCATATATTTGTTTCTATAAAATCAAATGTTTTGAGATGG
This region includes:
- the LOC137838281 gene encoding uncharacterized protein; amino-acid sequence: MVITVEIAEYAVMKTLVDQGSSVDILFWDTFKRLHLREEDIVPFREQLIGFSGENVSTKGYVDLMTPFRRDSKTKKIKIRYLEVDASTSYNVLLGRSSLNKLGGIVSTSHLAMKFPTEKGETATIYVNQKDARKCYVAGLKMNLKANKDTEKMVAMVDLDPRLNDERLEPKEETTTVVLG
- the LOC137838282 gene encoding uncharacterized protein, translating into MRRKLQEVTVLNLSFETVKLRAQVNERIHHNESSQTKRGLLENFEVFVGASSRKHPFYDVIVDTPLPDNWKKLTIDKYDGSTDPDEHIAIYTTQISLYTWNDAVMCRVFPTTLRGATLSWFTRLPPLSVDCFDTLVEKFSAQFATSRPLHLTSIALVNIRQEKGESLRMFMERFGKVALGIRNLNPEVTMHHMITSLKPGPFGDSLCKKTATNLDELRPRASKFMQMEELREFRNQVRIDGGEKRVIERESGPMARRAREEFRSRKFQQYTPLNTNRTRVLQEAMAAEIIPPPRKARTPERTNHTKRCEYHKNHGHHTEKCIGLKDRIEELIQAGQLKE